The sequence TTTTGAATGGGGAGCGGTTGGATGCGACGGTGAATTTGGCTCAGTTGCGGGCGGCTTACCGGTTGGGTTATCGCTCTGATTTGGCGGTTGAGGGTCGCTGGATTGGTCAGAATTCTAATTCTGGTACTGATTTTGATGAGTTGGGTTTGGCTGTGGAGTCTGGTTATTATTTGACTCCGGATTTGCGTTTGGCTGTGGGTTATAGTTTTGGCGGTGTGGATGACCGTGATTTTTCTGGTTATCGTTCTGCTGGTGGTTTTTATCTGAGTTTGAGTTTGAAGTTGAGTGAGCTTTTGGCTGGTTTTGGTCTTCAGCGTCCTTCTCCTTCTCAACAGCTTGAGTCTCTGGTACAACGGATTAAAGCTAAAAAATAAATCAAAATTGCATCACTTATGAGAATGCTCGATTAAGAAAACTGCAAGCATTCAAGTAGGATGAAAATACAGGTTTAATGGTGTAGGGGCGTGAGTAATGACTAATTCAAATGTTGATTGGGTTTGTGATATCAAGTTGAAAAAATTCAAAGGTTATGGAAATGTAGCCTTTGGCATTCTACCTTTTACTGTGTGCCTGTTGGGGTCTGGAGTTGCTGTTAGTCAAACACCTGTGCGATCGCATTCTGTTGTGGAGAATCACAAGGGAAATATTTCACAAAAACTTCCCGCTTCCGCTTTACGGGTAGTGGTGAATAGTAACCAGGATGGTGTTCAGGCTGATAATCAGTTGACTTTGCGGGAAGCTATCGAGTTGGTCAACGGAACTTTAGCTATCTCCCAACTCAGCAGTGCCGAAAAAACCTTTGTCCAGCCGCTGACAGAGGGGAATTCTCGGATTGAGTTTAGTTTACCCCCAAATGCCACCACAATCTTTGTACAAAAAGAGCTACCTCCTCTAGCCAGCCCAGGATTGGTGATTGACGGCTCTACCCAACCTGGATATAAGCAGTCTGAGTCAGCAACAGCAGAGATTGCGATCCCGATTCCTGTGGTAGCGATCGCTCCTGCACCTAACCAAAAAGTTATACGTGGTTTCACGGTGGTTGCAGACCGGACAACGATTCGCGGTTTAAGTATTTATGGTTTTAATCCCGACTTCATTAAACAACAATTGGGAAATCTTTTAGTCTACGATGGAGTCCCCAAGCCGGTAACTTTAACTACACCTCCTGGAGATATCGTCATTGCTCACAGCATACCGCCCAACGATAATCAAAAGGATGTGCCGCCGCAAGATGTAGTCATTGAAAACAACTGGTTGGGCTTGACTACTGATGAAAAAATGCCAGAGCAGACATCGGCTTTTGGGGTTTATGTTTTTAACGCCCAAGGAGCAAAAATTCGCCGCAACCGGATTTATTTTCACGATGGTAGTGCGATTATTACTTCTGTCCGTGCGGAAAATACGCAGATACAAGAAAATATCATTGTTGGTAATGGCATCGCCGGAATGCCCGATGCCTTACGCATAGAAGGCATCGTCAATAAGTTGCAAATTAATAACAATTTGATTTGTGCGAATGACGGGGCTGGTGTGTATTTGTTTAAACCAGAAGGTGATGTACAAATCCGAGACAACCGCATTATTTATAACGGTAGGCGTTTGCGACGGGCGGCTGTTTATATAACGGGTAGCAACCATCAAATTACAGGTAACACAATTACTCACCAGACTGGGCCTGGGGTGGTGGTGTCAGCTTTTCCCCAAAGTCAACGCAACATTATTCAAAATAATTCCTTTGCGGCGTTGGCGGGGTTAAGTATCGACCTGAATACTCAAGGTAATTTGGATGTGAGCGATTGGCAACGGGGAGATGGGCGTAATCCTCGGCGAAATTCGCCGAATCGTCGCCTGGAGACGGGAAATGGGGCGATTAATGCCCCAGAATTTAGTTCCCGCGAGTTTTTGCCTATTGGTAATCGCGTCACTGTTCAGGGTAAGGCTGATCCTGGTTCTGAAGTAACAATTTATCGCCTGGGAGATTATCAACAAGGTCAGCAAGCTTTGTATGAATCTGGGTATGGGGCACTTAGTCAACCCCTGGCTAGTGCACCTGTGGATGGTCAGGGAAACTTTAGTTTTACTCTGGAGAATTTGCAAGTGGGAGATGTCGTGAGTGCGATCGCCACTGACCCCAAATATGGCACTTCTGAACCGGCTTTTGGCGCCTTAATTGGTGCTAAAGGGACTGCTCCCAACCTCGCGTCATCTCCCCAAATCGACCCGAATTCTATCCTTGGTTGCACTTCTCGACCAGTACCACCTACGCCACCTGTTACCCCACCAATCCGGATAGAAACGCCACCAGCACCACTACGGTTACGAGTACCCGAGAATGTCCACTTTGCTTTAGATAAGTCTGCCATCAGCCCTGCTAGTGGTATTGTACTTGACCAAGTAGCACAAGTATTACGGCAATATCCGGTGATTGTGATCGAAATTCAAGGTCATACTGACCCCCGTGCTAGTAGTGAATATAACTTAGCATTGGGGAGACGGCGGGCGTTAGCTGTGAGAAATTACCTCCTACGCCAGGGTGTCGCGCCAGAACGGATGACTATTCGTTCTTTGGGTGAAAGTCAGCGTGTGAATGATGGTACTGGGCGCTTAGATTATGCACGCGATCGCCGTGCAGAAATTATCTACAAGGACATCAGAGGAATTGAAATCATCATCGAAAGACAAGAACAAGACTTGCAGTTAGAACCTGATAAGTAAGGCGAAGCAAATAAAATTCACTATTGGGGGTTGTTATTTATCATTTGTCAGGGTTCATAGCAATTGTGCAAAATTCAGCAATAAATGGAAATTTGAAAACCATTAGGGAATGAGTATTTTGTTATGACAAATCACGAATTTATATCAGGGTGCATTTACGAAAAATTCGACTGATATCATCACACAAGGTAAGAAGTAATTCAACTTTTAGAGGCATCAGATTTTATCTAAGTTTGCGAATTTAAATCTGTTGCCTGATTCCTAATAATTCATTTCATCACTGAATAACAAATTTAGCTTGTTGTGTTCTTACACTACTTGCTCATT is a genomic window of Fortiea contorta PCC 7126 containing:
- a CDS encoding OmpA family protein; protein product: MTNSNVDWVCDIKLKKFKGYGNVAFGILPFTVCLLGSGVAVSQTPVRSHSVVENHKGNISQKLPASALRVVVNSNQDGVQADNQLTLREAIELVNGTLAISQLSSAEKTFVQPLTEGNSRIEFSLPPNATTIFVQKELPPLASPGLVIDGSTQPGYKQSESATAEIAIPIPVVAIAPAPNQKVIRGFTVVADRTTIRGLSIYGFNPDFIKQQLGNLLVYDGVPKPVTLTTPPGDIVIAHSIPPNDNQKDVPPQDVVIENNWLGLTTDEKMPEQTSAFGVYVFNAQGAKIRRNRIYFHDGSAIITSVRAENTQIQENIIVGNGIAGMPDALRIEGIVNKLQINNNLICANDGAGVYLFKPEGDVQIRDNRIIYNGRRLRRAAVYITGSNHQITGNTITHQTGPGVVVSAFPQSQRNIIQNNSFAALAGLSIDLNTQGNLDVSDWQRGDGRNPRRNSPNRRLETGNGAINAPEFSSREFLPIGNRVTVQGKADPGSEVTIYRLGDYQQGQQALYESGYGALSQPLASAPVDGQGNFSFTLENLQVGDVVSAIATDPKYGTSEPAFGALIGAKGTAPNLASSPQIDPNSILGCTSRPVPPTPPVTPPIRIETPPAPLRLRVPENVHFALDKSAISPASGIVLDQVAQVLRQYPVIVIEIQGHTDPRASSEYNLALGRRRALAVRNYLLRQGVAPERMTIRSLGESQRVNDGTGRLDYARDRRAEIIYKDIRGIEIIIERQEQDLQLEPDK